The Aspergillus flavus chromosome 2, complete sequence region GTATATGCTGACCGAAGAAGGGTAAGTAAAGGTGTACGCATGTCCACTTTCTTATATAAGAGAGGGTCTCGCCCCCCCTGCACGGGCTCCCGAACATCCATAACAAAAGTGCGGGTCTTGGCAACCAaaccttgtttctttctgctttcccGGCCAAACGGTTCAAACtgcttttccctctctttcatcatcaaccgTTCAACTCTCACACGATCCAACAACTAACTGCTTCATCCTCGCTCAATCCCCACCTCTTAGTTTCCcaactttttatttctccGCACTGTTGCGGAGCATCTGCCGATAGTCTCTATATCCTTTGTAGATATTCCCTTTGTCCTTGTTCTCCGTCGCGTCACCTTGCCGCGATCGACCTAAGCTACCTGAATACACATCCCACCCCGCTAAGTGGAACATTTTCCTGTCGCTTTACCTGTCAGTCGTCGGCTTTATACACCCTCGAATCTGAGCTAGGGCCGGTTCAAGCCTATTCTCGTCGGTTTTCCAATCCGCCGTCGGGCGCGTCGGGCATGGCGCCATAGCTACTGGAACCGGGTCTCTGCTCGCAATTCATGCATATTACCCCATTGTCAATTGCTATTGTCAATAGAGGTAGGGTCATCAAGCATTAAATCAttcaaagaaagagaaacgagCCAAGTCGTACAGGAGCATGCTTCTTCGGTTACCGCCCAGCCTCCACTACCCGATCACCGTAACGTCGCTGCTGAAACAGCCCGGCGACTCGGTGGAGAGGGACGAGGCGCTGTTCTGGTATGTCTACCAGACGACCGTCACCGAGGGTGATGGGCTGGGCAATAAGATTGAGGTCAAACGCAAGTTCCCGACCAAGTTTGAGTCGACTGTTGATGGCGAGGTGGTCCAATGGAAGATTGCAAAGGGGGATATCATCGATGAACCGTAAGTTCTATCGCCTTGTTGCACAACTTCCTGACGAGGGGGTTACATGGTTGCGATTGTTAACTTGAGGACAGTGTGGAGGTCATCGAGATTGATGAGCCATGTGCTCACGAAGTTCAGTTTGGGGGCCTCTGTGCGGAGTGCGGCAAGGATATGACCGAGTaagtagaaaagatatcATATACGGCACTATAGTTCTCTACTGCAGAAGCACTAACCCTGCCATCTCCTACAGATCTACATACAATACGGAAGTGACGGATTCGATGCGCGCAACGATTCAGATGGTCCATGATAACACTGCACTAACCGTGAGCGAGAAGGAGGCTGCGcgggtggaggaagatgcgAAACGCAGGCTACTGTCAAATAGAAAACTTTCTCTGGTGGTGGATCTTGACCAGACGATCATCCATGCCACCGTCGATCCAACTGTTGGAGAGTGGATGGAAGACAAGGATAACCCAAACCACCAAGCGCTAAGCGATGTTCGAGCATTCCAATTGGTAGATGATGGCCCGGGAATGCGCGGTTGCTGGTACTATGTCAAGTTACGACCAGGTTTAGAGTCATTCTTGCAGAACGTCTCAGAGCTCTTTGAATTGCATATCTACACCATGGGTACCCGAGCATATGCGCAACACATTGCAAGTATCATAGATCCAGACCGAAAGCTGTTCGGCGATCGCATCCTCAGTCGTGATGAGAGTGGAAGCTTGACGGCTAAGAATCTCCATCGTTTGTTCCCGGTGGACACGAAGATGGTTGTTATCATCGACGACCGTGGTGACGTTTGGCGGTGGAGCCCTAATCTTATCAAGGTTTCGCCGTACGACTTTTTCGTTGGCATCGGGGATATCAACTCGAGTTTTTTGCCAAAGAAACAGGAGCTGGGGGCAGTCGGCAAATCTGGGGAGAAGGTAGGGACGAGGCACACAAAACCTCCTCCGCTAGAACATCATGTCAACGGCACAACAGCGAAACCAGAGGGAGAAGTGTCAGCGTTAGAACAGCTTGTGACCATGGGTGGCGGAGACAACCCGAGACTACTGCAAGAACAGACTGATGCGCAGGAAGAGACAATAATGCACCAGGTGGAAGACCGCCCTCTGCTGCAGAAACAGAAGGAACTAGACGCTGAGGAAGATTCTGCAGAGAGTATTGATTCCTCTTCTAGCATGGATGAGTCGCAAGACTCAAGCAAACATCGACATCATCTGCTGGAGGATAATGATCGGGAACTCTTCCAGTTGGAAGAGCGTCTCGAGCAGGTGCATAAACAGTTCTTTGAGGAGTATGATTTGAGGCGAACGAGGGGGTTGGGTGGAAGAGTGGCAGCTCTGAGAGGCGAGAAGACGCCTTCGAAAGACAAGGACGTTGATCTAAAACTGGTGCCTGatatcaaggatatcatgcCGCAGATCAAGCGCCAGATCCTCGGCGGGGTGATTCTGGTATTTTCCGGAGTGCTTCCGCTCGGAACAGATACCCAGAACGCCGATATTTCCCTATGGGCGAAGAGTTTTGGAGCTGTTATTTCTCAAAAGATCAATGTGAAGACGACCCATCTGGTGGCTGGCCGTAACCGCACCGCAAAGGTTCGGGAAGCGACGCGGTACACGAATGTCAAGATCGTCACAACCCAGTGGCTCTTGGACTGCCTGACGCAATGGAAATGGCTGGACGAGGAGCCGTATTTACTTCCTGTACACCCTGACGACCGAGGAGAGCCAATCTCGCCTGGCTCTAAGGAGATGGAAAGCGGATGGCTTTCGTCATCTGAAGACACGGGAGATTTTCtgaccgaggaagaagatgcttCAGAATCCACAGAAGACCTTCTCAAGTCCACCGGCCTCGACGAGCATTCGCCGATTGGTTACGACGAAGACCAGCAAGCCGCTGTCCACGAGGAACTAAAAGAGTTCCTTGGCAGTGACGATGAAAGCGAAAGCGACAGTGAAGTATCGTCCTGGGCTGAGGAGGCGACACCCAACAAGAAACGTAAGCGTGAAGAAGGCTCAGAAGGCGGGGACGATGAAGAAAGTCAAGAGGAAGGCGATCAGCCAGGCTCGCGCCTATCCCAGCGTATCAAGCGTTCCTACGAGCGGAGCACAGGACTGAAAGAGGTCGCGACTGCGGCTACCGACGATCCCGCTCAGGAGTCGCATGTGGCTACGGAATCCAATGATGAAAGTGCACAAAAAGAATCAGATGAGCCTGCATCTCAAGACCTAAATGCCAATCTTCCCGAAGACCCCGCggaggacgacgacgaacTCGAGCGGGAGATGATGGCTGCTTTCGAGGATGGCGACTATGACGCCAAAGCGGAAGAGGACATTGCGGCGGAAAACGGTtgatctgtttcttttatGTTAGTTTCTGCTCgacttctccttcacctGTTCATATTGGGGCGTTGAGGTGTATGTGACGATGCCGTAGCTGCTTGCGGGCAGCACtatgttgctgttgttgatacCATTTGGTATCCCAGATTGGCTAAGGTTTATTATGCTTTCTCATTCCGTTGCAATTGGTGCGATGCAATGATGGCATAGCGATGGCGTTGGGTACCTGACTCACATCTGATTGACTGTCTGATAAGTTGTTCATAGTTCTGTCTCTATAGTATCAAggacaaaaaaaggaatCTCAAATTTTGGATATCATATACCATACAACGCCCATATCTTCATACATACAGAATCGATCAGAAACCATCGCATAATTAGTCATCAACATCATATCCGGTCATAGAAACACAacgaaaaacaaaaaagaccaagaaaatcAATCATATACATCGCGATTAACCTGCCACGAcatgatcatcatccaaaggaagaagatggtatTCACCAGCTCAAACGCAAAAGCTGTCTTCCAGCAATCACCTACCAACCGTATTAGCATGCCGACGAGAATAACCAATTAAACATGTAGTCTAGAAAAAAAggacgagaaagaaaagaaagaaaaaaactcACAAATAGTCTTCTGGGTCAACCAAGCCAAGGTCTGCATATTATTCCCCCCGGCGCGATTATCAACAATATAGATCTGACAATTATCATCGACGTTCCCGACCACGCCGTACAACTGCAACGAGGTCTCAATCAACCCCGTCAACcagaggacgaagaggatgaaactGCCCAGCATGATAATGCCGGGGAGCAGGAAACGCTGGGCggcgaggatgagaatgagaatgatgaagaagatgccgAGGGCGCCGGAGACGACCATGAATGGGAAGAGCCTTTTGTCTTTGGTATTAGCATATAATGATCCATTTCTTTTGTGCTTTCAAAACAACATGGAAGATTGTGAtagagaaggaagaagcagGAGAAATATGTACTTACCATGGAGTCCCGAGACGCATCTCAGATTGTACAGACATAAGCCAGGCAAAGATGCCCATACAGATAGCGGAAGCCGATAAGACGATGAGGATCCAGATGTTGAGTTGGAGTTCGGGCCAGTGATAGCGTCTGCGACGGTAGACGACGGCCATGTTTGCTTGCTTCCTTGCCCTATCGGGACGGTTTTGATGCTGTGGGTTTGTATACGAAGCAGTAGGGGCGGGGAAAATTGAATATGTGGGAAGATGTAATATGTATGTGAAAATCAATGATCGTTCTCGTCGGGAATGTGATTTATTTCAAACCCGGCCTGTCTCTCTGCATgtacatgtatatatacgaTCCCCGCAGGATAGATTTGTATAGGCTGGTTGAGTCAGGGACTACACTTGCGGGGAGGAACGAAAGTGCGGTCACTCCTTTCCACCGCAACAACTGGAGTCGGGCAGAAGACAAGGCGACTCAATTGGTGGCGAAAGTGCAGATGCAAGAATGAAGCGCAGAAAGACAGCGCATCAGCGCCGTAATGGCGTTGGGCTGTTGTTTCGGGGTTCCTTGCGATTGGACTGGCGCGGCGAGTCGAGGACCACTGTTATGTAAGCGGTGAGAGATTCATCGTTCTGGATGTCTTTGGAATTCTTTATTTAGACAAGAGAGTACATAGGAactgaaagaagagaaatctaTCATCAGATGGAAGGGAAGGTGGAGCATTTGATGTAAAATGAGGTGGCAGGTGGAAATTGCGGTGGCAGGGGATTTGATATCCATCAACCCTAATTTTAGctgccttcttttttctactAATTGCACCAACTCATGTCTTGAAATCGTTTCAATGTCATTGTACATATCCTAAAGCCGTGCGGTCATGTCTAAACATAATgtaataagaaaaaaaaaaaaaaaacatataataaataagaaaattcCCATCCGATCGCCATCTACCCGTCTATAAGTCTACATCAGCTCACAGGAGGGTGTCACCCAGTGCACTGCGCACTAACGAGCAACCGGTCCGAATGGTTTCGGAGGCGCCTACCGACTCCAAGCTGGGGTTGACCTCCACCAAGTCCATGGCGACCAGGTTGCCCGTCTCATGCACACACTCGCAGATGAAATCACCCTCACGAAGAGTCAGACCGCCACGCACGGGAGTGCCGGTGCTGGGAGCCCACTGCGGATCCAGAGCATCGACGTCGAATGAAAGGTGAATAGGGGTATCGTTTCCGATGTGGGCCAGAGCCATCTCAACCACACGGCCAATACCGTACCTGTTGGAGGTTAGCTTCGGCTGCTTTCCTTGTGCTacgagaggaaagaaagactcACCGGTCAATGTCGTGCATGCTGAACGCCTTAATGCCATGCTCCCGAAGGATTTGCTTCTCGCCGCGATCAACATCGCGCAGACCAATGTAGACCAGCTTACGGGTGCTGACGATGTGCTCATCCTGCAACCAGCCGAAGATgtccttctgctcctcgcGGGCCAAGCGCGTCAAGAACGCCATGGGCATACCGTGGATGTTTCCACTAGGGCTCATCTCCGGAATGTTGATATCGGCGTGCGCATCAACCCAGATGACGGCCAGCTCCCGACCCAGGCGTTCGCGGGTAGCCTTGGCTGAGCCGGAGATGGATCCGATGGCGATCGAGTGATCACCTCCCAGTGTCAAGACCATCTGACCCTGCTTGGCTTTCTCGTAGACCTGTGCGCTCAGCGCTTCGGTCACGGCGCTCACAGCGCGCGGCTTCTTCATGCCGCGGTGGTCGGGATCTTCGGCGGGGATCTGGTTTTCGTAGTAGTGGACGGTGCCGTCATAGTCGAGGGTGTAGCCAAGGTCGTCGCGGAGTTGATCGAGGAGGCCAGCCTCGACCAGGGCCATGGGGGCAGCCTCAACTCCAAGTTTGCACTGTGTCAGTTAAAAAGTCCGGTTAGCGATGATCTTGTGATCTCAGTGATCGACACCCGCGTGTGGGAGGATCGTCCTACCTGGCCGCCATTGAAGCCGACTGCTACCACACCCAGATTTCCGGGCTTGGACAGGAAGCGTTGTGTGATGGTGGAGGGTTGAGTCATGGTGAAAGGGAAGAATTGGAGAGTGGATGAGAGAGTGAGGAGGGGATCGGAGAGTCTTGATCTGATAGAGGGGGAGaaaaagattctagaaaCGGACTAAAAAGATAAGATCTTGCAAGTGGGGAATCTTCCGAAGGGTTGCAACCACCAGAAGAACAGGACCAAAGAGATGCGATGAGAGTCTCCAGGAATCGATTGTATGACAATTGAAAAAGAATACAAAAATGAAGTCCTCCGACAGGGGAATTGAGGTCCTTTAAGTAGGGGAGACATCGTGGGGCGCCGTCAGCGGCATTCCTTGGAGGATCGCT contains the following coding sequences:
- a CDS encoding TFIIF-interacting CTD phosphatase, giving the protein MLLRLPPSLHYPITVTSLLKQPGDSVERDEALFWYVYQTTVTEGDGLGNKIEVKRKFPTKFESTVDGEVVQWKIAKGDIIDEPVEVIEIDEPCAHEVQFGGLCAECGKDMTESTYNTEVTDSMRATIQMVHDNTALTVSEKEAARVEEDAKRRLLSNRKLSLVVDLDQTIIHATVDPTVGEWMEDKDNPNHQALSDVRAFQLVDDGPGMRGCWYYVKLRPGLESFLQNVSELFELHIYTMGTRAYAQHIASIIDPDRKLFGDRILSRDESGSLTAKNLHRLFPVDTKMVVIIDDRGDVWRWSPNLIKVSPYDFFVGIGDINSSFLPKKQELGAVGKSGEKVGTRHTKPPPLEHHVNGTTAKPEGEVSALEQLVTMGGGDNPRLLQEQTDAQEETIMHQVEDRPLLQKQKELDAEEDSAESIDSSSSMDESQDSSKHRHHLLEDNDRELFQLEERLEQVHKQFFEEYDLRRTRGLGGRVAALRGEKTPSKDKDVDLKLVPDIKDIMPQIKRQILGGVILVFSGVLPLGTDTQNADISLWAKSFGAVISQKINVKTTHLVAGRNRTAKVREATRYTNVKIVTTQWLLDCLTQWKWLDEEPYLLPVHPDDRGEPISPGSKEMESGWLSSSEDTGDFLTEEEDASESTEDLLKSTGLDEHSPIGYDEDQQAAVHEELKEFLGSDDESESDSEVSSWAEEATPNKKRKREEGSEGGDDEESQEEGDQPGSRLSQRIKRSYERSTGLKEVATAATDDPAQESHVATESNDESAQKESDEPASQDLNANLPEDPAEDDDELEREMMAAFEDGDYDAKAEEDIAAENG
- a CDS encoding putative arginase, whose product is MTQPSTITQRFLSKPGNLGVVAVGFNGGQCKLGVEAAPMALVEAGLLDQLRDDLGYTLDYDGTVHYYENQIPAEDPDHRGMKKPRAVSAVTEALSAQVYEKAKQGQMVLTLGGDHSIAIGSISGSAKATRERLGRELAVIWVDAHADINIPEMSPSGNIHGMPMAFLTRLAREEQKDIFGWLQDEHIVSTRKLVYIGLRDVDRGEKQILREHGIKAFSMHDIDRYGIGRVVEMALAHIGNDTPIHLSFDVDALDPQWAPSTGTPVRGGLTLREGDFICECVHETGNLVAMDLVEVNPSLESVGASETIRTGCSLVRSALGDTLL